One window from the genome of Candidatus Beckwithbacteria bacterium encodes:
- a CDS encoding GIY-YIG nuclease family protein codes for MHYTYVLKSPENKLYIGRSSNLKQRLKQHFNKKVKSTKWWKQIKLIFYEAFLAKSDSIRREKYFKTSKGKSSLRQIIRKSLIQ; via the coding sequence ATGCACTACACTTATGTTTTAAAATCTCCTGAAAATAAACTTTACATCGGCCGCTCTTCAAATTTAAAACAAAGACTAAAACAACATTTCAATAAAAAAGTTAAATCGACTAAATGGTGGAAGCAAATTAAGTTAATCTTTTATGAAGCTTTTTTGGCTAAATCTGACAGTATTCGAAGAGAAAAATACTTCAAAACATCCAAAGGAAAATCATCCTTGAGACAAATTATTAGAAAATCTCTGATACAATAG